Proteins co-encoded in one Leptolyngbya sp. FACHB-261 genomic window:
- a CDS encoding PadR family transcriptional regulator — translation MALKHTILAFLSRQPLSGYEVAKEFTEGFGGCFWKASQQQVYAELAKLEQQGCVTYEAIPQAGRLDKKIYSITPEGHQLLIDWLTQPTEPTVIREDLGVMGLAGHLVPNQVVYHEIKRRQKLHREMAQHLKKMDEHFAKHLDSLELKDLYMHLIMRRAIRYQEDWVAWCDESLAAIDRIVNR, via the coding sequence ATGGCTCTCAAGCACACAATCCTGGCTTTTTTATCGCGTCAACCTCTGAGTGGCTATGAAGTAGCCAAAGAATTTACCGAAGGATTTGGAGGTTGTTTTTGGAAAGCGAGCCAACAGCAGGTGTACGCTGAACTTGCAAAGCTAGAGCAACAAGGTTGCGTCACCTACGAGGCAATTCCCCAAGCTGGACGTTTGGATAAGAAAATCTATTCCATCACTCCCGAAGGACACCAATTACTGATCGACTGGTTAACCCAACCGACAGAACCCACTGTCATCCGTGAGGATTTAGGTGTGATGGGATTAGCAGGACATCTCGTTCCAAATCAGGTGGTTTATCACGAAATCAAGCGCCGTCAAAAACTCCACAGGGAAATGGCACAACACCTAAAAAAAATGGATGAACATTTTGCCAAACATCTAGATTCGCTCGAACTCAAAGATCTCTATATGCACTTGATCATGCGTCGGGCGATTCGCTATCAAGAAGACTGGGTGGCATGGTGTGATGAATCACTTGCGGCAATCGATCGGATCGTAAATCGTTAG
- a CDS encoding type 1 glutamine amidotransferase, translated as MGNQNHSLSATRFYSNESLPSAKDIDWLIVMGGPMNVYEDDKYPWLAEEKRFIEQAIKQDKTVVGIYLGSQLIANVLGAKVYQGQHKEIGWFPIEMTDEAENFVVFDSLPQKLTVFH; from the coding sequence GTGGGCAATCAAAATCACTCGTTGTCAGCCACTAGATTTTATAGCAACGAGTCTTTGCCTTCAGCCAAGGATATTGATTGGCTAATTGTGATGGGTGGACCGATGAACGTTTATGAGGATGACAAATACCCTTGGCTGGCCGAGGAGAAACGGTTTATTGAACAGGCAATTAAGCAAGATAAAACAGTCGTTGGCATTTATCTTGGGTCGCAGTTAATCGCCAATGTTTTAGGTGCGAAAGTTTATCAAGGACAGCACAAAGAGATTGGTTGGTTTCCCATCGAGATGACTGATGAAGCTGAGAATTTTGTTGTCTTTGACTCGCTACCGCAAAAGCTTACAGTTTTTCATTAG
- a CDS encoding helix-turn-helix domain-containing protein codes for MQQRVERSKKLLEQHDHSILEVALQCGFNSQSHFSYQFHRLTGVQPNAYRNR; via the coding sequence ATGCAGCAACGAGTTGAACGATCCAAGAAGCTGTTAGAACAGCACGATCATTCAATCTTAGAGGTTGCTCTTCAGTGTGGTTTCAACAGCCAAAGTCACTTCTCCTATCAGTTTCACAGACTGACAGGGGTGCAGCCCAACGCGTATCGAAATCGTTGA
- a CDS encoding MarR family winged helix-turn-helix transcriptional regulator, which yields MTEERTLNLLGALALSVVDGLEAVVEASMGHGGETPAALVTLGAEPGLSINTLRQILNLSHPGTVRLIDRLEAQGLVERRSGSDGRTLALFLTDLGYERRQATLTERRQQLKFAVNSLTPDECEQLTHLLEKMLTAMTTSELRAFAICRLCEEEVCPSDRCPVDQQYCRMVSK from the coding sequence ATGACTGAAGAACGAACTCTGAATCTCCTAGGTGCACTGGCTTTAAGTGTGGTCGATGGGTTAGAGGCTGTTGTTGAGGCGAGTATGGGACATGGCGGTGAAACTCCTGCGGCTCTTGTCACACTGGGCGCGGAACCTGGGCTTTCTATCAATACACTGCGTCAAATTTTGAATCTTTCTCATCCTGGAACGGTTCGTCTGATTGATCGCTTAGAGGCACAAGGTTTGGTTGAGCGCAGATCCGGTTCAGATGGGAGAACGCTGGCGTTGTTTCTAACTGATCTGGGTTACGAGCGCCGACAGGCAACTCTAACCGAGCGGCGACAGCAACTGAAGTTTGCAGTGAACTCTCTAACACCTGATGAGTGTGAGCAATTAACTCACCTTTTGGAGAAAATGCTGACTGCAATGACAACAAGTGAGTTGCGGGCATTTGCAATTTGTCGCTTGTGTGAAGAGGAAGTGTGCCCAAGCGATCGTTGCCCGGTTGATCAGCAATACTGTCGAATGGTGAGCAAGTAA
- a CDS encoding DUF4440 domain-containing protein, with the protein MSSEWQNRIHEYCKAWTTDSGHPDFDRLAMFYAMDSDVVIYDSLPPLEGFAGFAEMRSIYPGLSRLSVSPNQDLQVKFLAEGQVAVTVFTSRMAYAFEDGSEFEVNARHTDVWEKRNNQWLIVHEHPSTVINLSKAE; encoded by the coding sequence ATGAGTAGCGAGTGGCAAAACCGGATTCACGAGTATTGCAAGGCGTGGACGACTGATAGTGGTCATCCTGACTTTGATCGTCTTGCAATGTTCTATGCAATGGACTCAGACGTTGTGATTTACGATTCTCTGCCCCCACTTGAGGGCTTTGCTGGGTTTGCAGAAATGCGATCCATTTACCCAGGACTGTCACGACTGAGCGTGTCTCCAAATCAGGACTTGCAGGTTAAGTTCTTGGCGGAAGGTCAAGTTGCTGTCACTGTCTTCACATCCCGGATGGCATACGCCTTCGAGGATGGCAGTGAATTTGAGGTGAATGCTAGACATACGGATGTCTGGGAGAAGCGAAACAATCAATGGCTCATCGTCCATGAACATCCGTCAACGGTAATCAACCTAAGCAAGGCTGAGTGA
- the gcvA gene encoding transcriptional regulator GcvA: MRSLPPLNALHTFEVAARHLSFQQAAEELAITPTAVSHQIKVLEDHLGVSLFRRRPRPLALTEVGQLLYPAVSKSLDAIAAAIAQSTEVSESTTLTVSVTTVFAAKWLVPRLADFQRTHSKIDLRLQTSNDVVDLHRQTVDVAIRYGKGNYPGLTVRKLMSDVFMPVCSPHLLNEKHPIKEPSDLLHHPLLHFEWIHFGTEAPDWKNWFRLAGLNTTDPNDGIKFDEESLTIQAAIAGQGIALCSNIHVADDVALGFLVQPLDVSLDGFSYSVVYLENHPKEKLILKFLDWLVEVAGSFSQHRPLK; the protein is encoded by the coding sequence ATGCGATCGCTGCCACCCCTCAACGCTTTGCATACTTTTGAGGTTGCGGCTCGACATCTGAGTTTTCAGCAAGCGGCTGAAGAACTGGCTATCACGCCAACCGCAGTCAGCCATCAAATCAAAGTGCTGGAGGATCACTTAGGGGTGTCCTTGTTTCGCCGCCGCCCCCGACCTCTGGCGCTAACAGAAGTAGGACAACTCTTGTATCCGGCAGTGAGCAAAAGCCTGGACGCGATTGCAGCAGCGATCGCTCAATCAACGGAAGTTTCAGAATCTACTACATTAACTGTGAGCGTGACGACGGTCTTTGCAGCCAAGTGGTTGGTGCCTCGTTTAGCTGATTTTCAACGAACACATTCCAAAATTGATCTTCGGCTACAAACTTCAAATGATGTCGTCGATTTACATAGGCAAACGGTTGATGTGGCGATTCGCTATGGCAAAGGCAACTATCCGGGACTGACCGTTCGGAAGCTGATGTCAGATGTATTTATGCCCGTCTGTAGTCCACATTTATTGAATGAAAAGCATCCGATTAAAGAGCCAAGTGATCTATTGCATCATCCTCTGCTGCATTTTGAATGGATTCATTTTGGAACAGAAGCCCCTGACTGGAAAAACTGGTTTAGACTTGCAGGGCTAAACACGACTGACCCAAATGATGGGATTAAATTCGACGAAGAAAGTTTAACCATTCAAGCCGCGATCGCCGGTCAAGGTATCGCTCTATGCAGCAACATTCATGTTGCTGATGATGTTGCATTGGGGTTTTTAGTGCAACCCCTTGATGTGTCGCTAGACGGTTTTAGCTATTCGGTCGTGTATTTAGAGAATCACCCTAAAGAAAAACTAATTCTAAAGTTTTTAGATTGGTTAGTCGAAGTGGCTGGTAGTTTCTCCCAGCATAGACCTTTGAAATAG
- a CDS encoding VOC family protein — translation MVLDLNSIHVLTASQLSNHFLGDAIEICIVTRNYQQTMTGLVQLGIGPWRVYTFNAETVTEQTYKGQPTEYSIKVCFAQAKNVIWEIMQPLSGPTIFQEFLDRHNEGIHHIAFNCGDHPWEERIQEFESRGFRLIQSGKWMGQNAFAFFDTEDATTTIFETYFFPPGFEYPEPEAWFPAPPP, via the coding sequence ATGGTACTGGACTTAAACTCAATCCACGTGCTCACCGCCTCCCAACTCTCGAATCATTTTCTAGGGGATGCAATTGAGATCTGCATTGTCACTCGCAATTATCAGCAAACTATGACGGGTCTCGTCCAATTGGGCATTGGACCCTGGCGAGTTTATACCTTTAACGCTGAAACCGTTACGGAACAGACTTACAAAGGGCAGCCAACTGAGTACTCGATTAAAGTCTGTTTTGCTCAAGCTAAGAACGTCATCTGGGAGATTATGCAGCCGCTCTCTGGTCCCACTATCTTTCAAGAATTCCTCGATCGCCACAACGAAGGGATTCACCACATTGCATTTAATTGTGGCGATCACCCCTGGGAAGAACGTATCCAAGAGTTTGAGTCTAGAGGGTTCCGCTTGATTCAGTCGGGCAAGTGGATGGGGCAAAATGCCTTTGCCTTTTTTGATACTGAGGATGCCACTACCACTATTTTTGAAACGTATTTCTTTCCACCTGGTTTTGAGTATCCAGAACCTGAAGCCTGGTTCCCTGCACCCCCTCCCTAG